The genome window tcgttaccgatagcggcagcacctctcgggcccactttgtccacgcggtcccctctccacgcggaaccggcacgatcgacgccatgatcgattcttgttcttcttgtacGATCGTTCGACGTGTCAACACGTGTCACGCTGTCCTCGCCGATCGTTACAAGTTTCTTGGTTTTCTGCCCACGCGACGCGTACCAATTCAGCCCAcgctttatttattttatttcagtccACGCGTGtgtttattgtaattaattgtaagTGTAAATAGTTGTATAGTTTCGGACCACGCTTTACTCTTGTAAATACTTTTGTGttcaaaatataattgtttgtTACCGTTACTCAGCTGTGTGTTTTTTCTGACCGCGCTGACCACGCTAAACACGCAAcattttggtccttcgagccggattaaCACACCCGGCTTGTGTAACGGTTCGCGTAGTGACGCTTAACGGTTGTTTCACCACCATTACGCGTAGTGACTCCGGCGCGATCCGTCTCCGGCCTCGAAACCGGAAGAGACGCCGGCGGCCATGACGGCAACAGAGCTCGACGCAGACCACGCAACGGAAGCGACCACGCAGCCATCGCAGGCCGCTCGTCCACGCTCGCCGACCACGCTTCAAGTTCCTGAAGagaccacgcagaccacgcGCACACGCTCGCCCACGCGCCTCACAGCGGAGCTCCAGGTGCGCTCCCGTGTCCAGGAGGAGCGTCTTGACACCCTCCTGGCCATGGTGGAGGACCTGCAGGTGACCCTCAACAAGGCCCCCGCAGACGTCGCGCCAGAAGAACCGGAGCTCATGAGGGACACGATTCTGGAGATTCATGTTGATTTCCAGCGCGAACACGCTGCCCTCTCAAAGGTTTGGCCGTCCACGCAGCTCGACCACGCCTATCTCAAGGAAAAGGTGGCTTCCAATGAAGCGCGCGTCGTACTTTCTGCTCGCAAGTTGCTGGCGCAGCTTGAGCGGAAAATTAAGCAGAACGAGCAGCCCTCGCAGACCACGACGACCCCGACGACCGACGCGCCCACGCAGTCCTCGGCAAGCCGATCACGACTCCCCGAGATCGCTCTCCCGAAATTGGAGGGAGACTATAGCAAATGGGCAGAGTTTAAGGCCCATTTTGCCTCTGTCATCAGCGAACGCGCCGACCTCGCAGCCCACGACAAGTTCCTGTACTTGAAGGGAGCCGTTACAGGCCACACGGCATATTTGATCAGCTATTTGCCAACTACAGATGGCGCGCTTGATCAAGCATGGCAGCTGCTTGATGGCCGCTACGATAACAAGCGGCTAAACGTGCAGTCGCACATGGATCGGCTTGCCAACCTCAAGCCGATGAAAATGCGCAAGGCGGCCTCGCTCCTGAAGATGGTGAATATCATCCAGGAGACGCAGCAAGCGCTCCGCTCGTTCGGACTGGAGGACGTCCACAACTGTTTCCTCCTCACCATGCTCGTGAGACTGCTCGACGCGGACACGCGCGAGCATTGGGAGTCCTCGCTGGCCACGACGAAGGACTATCCTACACTCGAACAGCTGACCACGTTTCTGCTCGCACGCGCACGCACGCTAGAACAGCTGGAGCAGCTGAGTACTGCTCGTGCCGTACAGCCCACGCCGACCACGACAGCCAGGACCACGCAGCCTTCGCAACAACGTTCCGCTCCAGCACGAGTCGCAGCCCACGCAGGAACTACACGAACAGTTGCTCCCGCCCCCGCAGCACCCGCAGCCAACGCCAGGTCCACGCAGTCCGCACTCTACCCGTGCGCTTTCTGCCAGAAAGATCACTTTCTGTCAGCATGCCCACCATTTAGAGCTCTGACCCCGCACGACCGCGCCAACGTGGTCAAGGCACACGCGCTTTGCGTGAACTGTCTTGGCCACCACAACCTGCGCAGCTGCCGAACACGACAACGGTGCAAGATCTGCGAGGAGATACACCACACTATGCTCCACGGTGCGGATATTAGCAAGGTGCTAGTGCCTGGTCTCCCACCAACGGCACCATCGCAGACCACGTCCACGCCAGCTCCAGCAGCCaccacgcagaccacgccAACCACTTCAACTACCACACATTGAAGTGACGGTGCAGTCGTCAACGCACCCGCAGCCATCGCAGCCCACGCACACAGAAATCGTTCAGCCCACGCAACCAGTacacgcagaccacggaccACGCTTTTAGCAACGgcactcgcaagagtgcacACTGACCTCGCAGTGCAGCAAGTAAGAATACTCATTGATTCAGGCTCTGAAGTCTCGTTGGTTTCAGAGTCATTAGTAACGCAGCTCAGACTCAGAAGACAACGCTCCTCATTGGATGTCCACGgagttggtggagcaaggacctCGCAGACGAATGGAGTGGTCAATATTACCCTCCATTCAAATTACAGACCACTCTCAGTCACCATTCAAGCACATGTGCTGACGAAGGTGACCATTTGCTTACCATCCGAACCACCAGCTCGTCCAACGCTGCTATCGCATCTGGGGAAATTGAATCTAGCAGATCCGCAATTTCTCGTCTCCAGACCGGTGGACATTATTCTCGGAGCCGACGCATacgggcaagtcatcaagCCAAACATCATCCGGAACGCTTCAAcaccgttgatcgctcaactTTCGATCTTCGGTTGGCTCTTAATCGGGCCCCTCAAGGGCATTCAGACCATTCGTAGGACCTCTCATCAGGTGACGGTCAGTAACACCGATTGCCAGTTGGGTGAGTTACTCAGCCGCTTCTGGACGCAAGAAGAGCCACCGTAGGACACGGCACCCTTGCTCACACCAGAAgagcaagagtgcgaagatcaCTTCCAGACCACGCATTCGCGAGACTCCTCAGGAAGGtacatcgtgcgattgccgctcAAACTCCATCCACGAGCACTTGGCAATTCATACCAGACGGCGCACCATTGTCTTCAGAGGACACTCCGACGATTCAGCAAGGACGCTCAGTACAAAcagctgtacaccaagttcatgctcGAATATGAGCAGCTTGGCCACATGGTAACACTGAACAATGACTCAATAATCagtccgtttcagtactttcttccgcaCCATGGCGTTCTCAAGTTGGGCAGCACGACCACCGCCTTGCGAGTGGTGTTCAATGGCTCCAGCCCAACTTCTTCAGGACACGCATTAAATGATCTTCTCCACACCGGTCCGAACCTTATGCTGAACATCGCAGATCTGCTCATCTGGATACGCAGATacaaacatctgtttgcaacCGACGTCACGAAGATGTACCGGCAAATCAAGGTGCATCCGGAGGACTGGAGCTTGCAGCAGATACTCTGGCTTGATGATACTCAACAGGAAACgcagtaccagctgaccacggtcacgta of Osmia bicornis bicornis unplaced genomic scaffold, iOsmBic2.1, whole genome shotgun sequence contains these proteins:
- the LOC123988839 gene encoding uncharacterized protein LOC123988839 → MTATELDADHATEATTQPSQAARPRSPTTLQVPEETTQTTRTRSPTRLTAELQVRSRVQEERLDTLLAMVEDLQVTLNKAPADVAPEEPELMRDTILEIHVDFQREHAALSKVWPSTQLDHAYLKEKVASNEARVVLSARKLLAQLERKIKQNEQPSQTTTTPTTDAPTQSSASRSRLPEIALPKLEGDYSKWAEFKAHFASVISERADLAAHDKFLYLKGAVTGHTAYLISYLPTTDGALDQAWQLLDGRYDNKRLNVQSHMDRLANLKPMKMRKAASLLKMVNIIQETQQALRSFGLEDVHNCFLLTMLVRLLDADTREHWESSLATTKDYPTLEQLTTFLLARARTLEQLEQLSTARAVQPTPTTTARTTQPSQQRSAPARVAAHAGTTRTVAPAPAAPAANARSTQSALYPCAFCQKDHFLSACPPFRALTPHDRANVVKAHALCVNCLGHHNLRSCRTRQRCKICEEIHHTMLHGADISKVLVPGLPPTAPSQTTSTPAPAATTQTTPTTSTTTH